A stretch of the Ptiloglossa arizonensis isolate GNS036 chromosome 1, iyPtiAriz1_principal, whole genome shotgun sequence genome encodes the following:
- the Hsdl2 gene encoding hydroxysteroid dehydrogenase like 2, with the protein MINTGKLAGRTIFITGASRGIGKSIAVKAAKDGANVVIAAKTAEPHPKLPGTIYTAAAEIEQAGGKALPCIVDVRNEAQVVSAVENAVNKFGGIDVVINNASAISLTDTAATDMKKYDLMNNINTRGTFLVSKVCLPYLKKSPNPHIVNISPPLSMKPIWFKNHVAYTIAKYGMSMCVLGMAAEFKKHGIAVNAVWPKTAIHTAAIEMISGPDSSDYSRKPEIMADAVYALICKDSKSISGEFLIDEEILKNEGITDFTDYACNPANKDNLMPDLYLDDNVAGLNLQGDLSNRIVQNKTDNAQGSSKSNLQIEQIFTVIEANLSDELVNKTGAIFQFNVNGDKAGTWYVDLKNGKGSTGKGEPNQPPDATLTMDSQNFFAMFSGKLKPASAFMMGKLRIQGNLQKAMKLEKLMHSLKSKL; encoded by the exons ATGATCAATACGGG aaaaCTTGCTGGCCGCACAATTTTTATTACGGGAGCATCAAGAGGCATTGGAAAAAGCATTGCTGTAAAAGCTGCAAAAGATGGAGCAAATGTTGTTATTGCAGCAAAGACTGCTGAACCACATCCAAAACTACCAGGAACTATATATACTGCAGCTGCagaaa TCGAGCAAGCAGGTGGAAAAGCATTGCCATGTATTGTGGATGTAAGGAATGAAGCACAAGTAGTTTCTGCAGTAGAGAATGCTGTTAATAAATTTGGAGGTATTGATGTTGTTATTAATAATGCAAGTGCAATTTCTTTAACAGACACAGCAGCCACAGATATGAAAAAATATGATCTtatgaataatattaatactaGAGGAACGTTTCTTGT GTCTAAAGTTTGTTTACCCTATTTGAAAAAAAGTCCAAATCCTCATATAGTAAATATAAGTCCACCACTGAGTATGAAACCAATATGGTTTAAAAATCATGTTGCATATACTATAGCTAAATATGGCATGTCAATGTGTGTTCTTGGTATGGCAGCAGAATTTAAGAAACATGGTATTGCTGTCAATGCTGTTTGGCCAAAAACTG CTATTCATACTGCTGCAATTGAAATGATATCTGGTCCAGATTCAAGTGATTATAGTCGCAAACCTGAAATAATGGCAGATGCTGTTTATGCTTTAATTTGCAAAGATAGTAAATCCATCAGTggagaatttttaatcgatgaagaaatattaaaaaatgaaggAATTACTGACTTTACTGATTATGCATGTAATCCAg caAACAAAGACAATTTGATGCCTGACTTATACTTAGATGATAATGTAGCAGGATTAAATTTACAAGGTGATTTAAGCAATAGAATTGTGCAAAACAAGACTGACAATGCACAGGGTTCTAGTaaatcaaatttacaaattgaacaaatatttactGTTATTGAAGCCAATTTAAGTGATGAACTTGTTAATAAAACAGGAGctatatttcaatttaatgtTAATG GTGATAAGGCTGGTACATGGTATGTGGATCTTAAAAATGGTAAAGGTTCAACAGGTAAAGGAGAACCAAATCAACCACCAGATGCTACGTTAACAATGGATTCTCAAAACTTTTTTGCAATGTTTTCGG GAAAATTAAAACCAGCATCAGCATTTATGATGGGAAAGTTGAGAATCCAAGGTAATCTTCAAAAAGCAATGAAACTAGAAAAATTAATGCATAGTTTAAAatctaaattgtaa
- the LOC143146414 gene encoding mitochondrial S-adenosylmethionine carrier protein-like isoform X1 has translation MITHKEQFKIPDKTYTFITSLMAGGLAGTSVDVVLYPLDTLKTRLQAKQGFTKSGGFSGLYKGIFPVLIGSAPTASLFFVTYEGIKTTTQCKVPKEYHSLLHMSAASVAEMVACLIRVPVEVVKQRKQALVINKNNITLGLLYRGYWSTVSRDMPFSIIQFPVWEYLKNVWSSNVNRNILPIESAICGAIAGGISASITTPLDVVKTRIMLAKQNTNSSNLKMLYVLQDVYKERGLCGLFAGIGPRVLWITLGGFIFFGVYEEGKTILTKYFPHLLVGYKENTK, from the exons ATGATAACACATAAGGAACAGTTTAAAATACCAGATAAAACATATACTTTCATTACATCACTAATG GCAGGAGGATTAGCTGGTACTTCTGTTGATGTAGTATTGTATCCATTAGATACACTAAAAACACGATTGCAAGCTAAACAAGGATTTACAAAGTCAGGAGGATTTTCTGGCCTTTATAAAGGAATCTTTCCTGTACTTATTGGTTCTGCACCAACTG cATCCTTATTTTTTGTAACTTATGAAGGTATTAAAACTACAACACAATGTAAAGTTCCTAAAGAATATCATTCATTACTTCATATGAGTGCAGCATCAGTAGCAGAAATG GTAGCATGTCTAATAAGAGTACCTGTAGAAGTTGTGAAACAAAGGAAACAAGCtttagtaataaataaaaataatattactcttGGATTATTATATCGTGGATATTGGAGTACTGTGTCAAGGGATATGCCTTTTAGCATAATACAATTTCCAGTATGGGAATATTTAAAGAATGTCTGGAGTTCAAATGTTAATAGGAACATCCTTCCCATAGAAAGTGCTATATGTGGAGCAATTGCag GTGGTATTTCTGCTTCTATCACTACACCATTGGACGTTGTAAAAACAAGAATAATGCTTGCTAAACAAAATACAAATTCTTCAAACCTGAAAATGTTGTATGTGCTACAAGATGTATATAAAGAAAGAGGTTTGTGTGG ACTTTTTGCTGGTATTGGTCCTAGAGTACTTTGGATAACTTTAGGAGGATTTATTTTTTTTGGTGTTTACGAGGAAGGAAAAACTATACTAACAAAATACTTTCCACACTTACTTGTTGGTTACAAAGAAAATACCAAATAA
- the LOC143146414 gene encoding S-adenosylmethionine mitochondrial carrier protein homolog isoform X2: protein MITHKEQFKIPDKTYTFITSLMAGGLAGTSVDVVLYPLDTLKTRLQAKQGFTKSGGFSGLYKGIFPVLIGSAPTASLFFVTYEGIKTTTQCKVPKEYHSLLHMSAASVAEMVACLIRVPVEVVKQRKQALVINKNNITLGLLYRGYWSTVSRDMPFSIIQFPVWEYLKNVWSSNVNRNILPIESAICGAIAGGISASITTPLDVVKTRIMLAKQNTNSSNLKMLYVLQDVYKERGLCGNILYTSIKYLKLRF, encoded by the exons ATGATAACACATAAGGAACAGTTTAAAATACCAGATAAAACATATACTTTCATTACATCACTAATG GCAGGAGGATTAGCTGGTACTTCTGTTGATGTAGTATTGTATCCATTAGATACACTAAAAACACGATTGCAAGCTAAACAAGGATTTACAAAGTCAGGAGGATTTTCTGGCCTTTATAAAGGAATCTTTCCTGTACTTATTGGTTCTGCACCAACTG cATCCTTATTTTTTGTAACTTATGAAGGTATTAAAACTACAACACAATGTAAAGTTCCTAAAGAATATCATTCATTACTTCATATGAGTGCAGCATCAGTAGCAGAAATG GTAGCATGTCTAATAAGAGTACCTGTAGAAGTTGTGAAACAAAGGAAACAAGCtttagtaataaataaaaataatattactcttGGATTATTATATCGTGGATATTGGAGTACTGTGTCAAGGGATATGCCTTTTAGCATAATACAATTTCCAGTATGGGAATATTTAAAGAATGTCTGGAGTTCAAATGTTAATAGGAACATCCTTCCCATAGAAAGTGCTATATGTGGAGCAATTGCag GTGGTATTTCTGCTTCTATCACTACACCATTGGACGTTGTAAAAACAAGAATAATGCTTGCTAAACAAAATACAAATTCTTCAAACCTGAAAATGTTGTATGTGCTACAAGATGTATATAAAGAAAGAGGTTTGTGTGG AAACATACTATACACTTCTATAAAATATCTGAAGTTGCGATTCTAA